From a single Stomoxys calcitrans chromosome 4, idStoCalc2.1, whole genome shotgun sequence genomic region:
- the LOC106092303 gene encoding uncharacterized protein LOC106092303 → MKYLVAVILLIQAVARIPQTWSAEQYDADPDMVNVEVGSPDVIDIKLSIDRIARGYHGISGYFDIKQDIDTDQVLMHAKIYRSYNRNKYQNAVAAFEIRNQTLTSFLNKAFKQYVYDDAQNCCTNVPQYETFESPLTKRYIECTKCRFSTEKWPNHLKNELYTVAFMFHGNVNFNLNVTFLVEPPRY, encoded by the exons ATTCCTCAGACTTGG TCTGCTGAGCAATACGATGCTGACCCTGATATGGTGAACGTGGAAGTCGGCTCCCCCGATGTGATAGATATTAAGTTATCAATTGATCGAATAGCTCGAGGATACCACGGAATCAGTGGATATTTTGATATTAAGCAGGACATCGATACTGACCAGGTCTTAATGCACGCTAAAATTTACAGAAGCTATAACAGGAATAAATACCAAAATGCTGTGGCAGCCTTCGAAATAAGGAACCAAACGCTTACGTCCTTTTTAAATAAGGCCTTCAAACAATACGTTTACGATGACGCCCAAAACTGCTGCACCAATGTTCCGCAATACGAAACGTTTGAATCGCCTTTGACGAAACGTTATATCGAATGCACAAAGTGCAGATTTTCCACCGAAAAGTGGccaaatcatttaaaaaatgaacTTTACACCGTTGCATTTATGTTCCATGGAAATGTTAACTTCAATTTAAATGTGACATTCCTAGTGGAACCTCCTAGATACTAG